Part of the Halodesulfurarchaeum formicicum genome is shown below.
TCCGCGGCCACCTCGTTTTTCGGGTCCGAGTAGAGGCCGCGGATGGCCTCGATCCCACGGTCCTCGATCGTGCGGGCGTGGTCGTAGGGCGTGGAAATCGTGATGCCGACTACCTGGGCCGGCCCCGAGAGGATCGACCGCTCTTTGAGCGCGTTGTAGACGTAGGTCGTCGGGAACGCCCGGTCCATCGGGTGGAAGATGAGCAGGACCGGCCCGTCCTCGAGGACGTCCGAAAGGGCCGTGTCCTCCCAGAACTCATCGTTGACGAGTGGTCGGGTGAAATCGGGCGCTTTCTCGCCCGTCTCGACGTGGTCCGTGGCTTCGAGTTCGGTGACTTTCCGGCGCATCAGTCCCCACCCCGATTCCGGTAGGTCTTGTAGAGGTATTTGACGATTCGGGGACTCTCGCCCATCGTCACGCCGGTGTTGTGGTCCACGATCACCGGCACTTCGCGGTTGCCGGAGAGGCGCTGGACGACGTTTCGCTCGGAGTGTTTTGCCTCGACGAAGCGGGAGTGATAGGACACGTCCAGGTCTTCGAGGGTCCGGACGACTCGTTCACAAAAGGGGCAGCCCTGGAGCCGATACAGCGTGAGGTCCGCATCCACGCTCGCGGGCTCATCGAGCGTCTGCTCTGCCATATCCGTGCTGAGGGATCGGCGGGGAAAACCTTGCCGAGTCCGGCCAATCGATCCGGGGGTGAAGAAATGCTTTAGGGGCCGCGCCCGGAATCTCGGGTGTTGATGGGTATACTTCCCGCTGCAATCGATGGGATCGGCGCCGGCTCGCCGGGGCTCTGGGTCTGGCTCGGCTTCGCCTCGATCCTCCTGCTCGTGGCACTCTCCGGCTTTTTCTCCTCCTCGGAGATCGCGATGTTCTCGCTGGCTCGCCACCGCATCGAGGCGCTTTACGAGGAGGGTGTCCCGAACGCGGCGACGGTGATGGACCTCAAGGAGGACCCCCACCGGCTCCTGGTGACCATCCTCGTCGGGAACAACCTGGTGAACATCGCGATGTCCTCCATCGCGACGGCCCTGTTCGGGGTCTTTCTCACCCAGGGCCAGGCCGTCTTCGCCGCGACCTTCGGGATCACGGCACTGGTGTTGCTGTTCGGCGAGATCGCGCCGAAGTCCTACGCCGTCGAACACACCGAAGAGTGGTCCTTGCGAGTCTCCCGGCCGCTCGCGCTCACCGAACGCCTGCTCTATCCGCTGGTGGTGCTCTTCGATTACCTCTCCCGGGTCGTCATCAAGGTCACGGGCGGGCACGCGGCCATCGAGTCCTCCTACGTGACCCGCGACGAGATCCAGAACC
Proteins encoded:
- a CDS encoding glutathione S-transferase N-terminal domain-containing protein, with translation MAEQTLDEPASVDADLTLYRLQGCPFCERVVRTLEDLDVSYHSRFVEAKHSERNVVQRLSGNREVPVIVDHNTGVTMGESPRIVKYLYKTYRNRGGD
- a CDS encoding redoxin domain-containing protein, which encodes MRRKVTELEATDHVETGEKAPDFTRPLVNDEFWEDTALSDVLEDGPVLLIFHPMDRAFPTTYVYNALKERSILSGPAQVVGITISTPYDHARTIEDRGIEAIRGLYSDPKNEVAAEYGLAHDLDGMEGIEEPRLALYLIEPDRTVAFDWVAEAWPQFPDYDALEDALEAL